In one Sulfitobacter sp. LCG007 genomic region, the following are encoded:
- a CDS encoding ABC transporter permease — protein sequence MKLAVDPRRLLLNAYVYAVLFFILAPIIVILPMAFSEPDYLTFPPEGFTLGWFGAFFGNSRWMAATSFSLKIAVLTAITTSVIATMATYALMRGAGRLGTLFQAMLIAPIVVPHIALAVALYLFFRQTGLSSTITGYVLAHSIIAMPFAVFTIAAALSSVDATLEDAAMSCGASRFDAFRLVTLPMIMPNVLSGGLFAFILSFDEPVISFFLAGIRDKTLPRMMFDNIEQNLTPIIPAIAVLLTGVSVFVLLAAAILRRVADSRRMPVTET from the coding sequence GTGAAACTCGCCGTCGATCCGCGCAGGCTGCTGCTGAACGCCTATGTCTATGCGGTCCTCTTCTTCATTCTCGCCCCGATCATCGTCATCCTGCCGATGGCATTCAGCGAACCGGACTACCTGACCTTTCCGCCCGAGGGTTTCACTCTGGGCTGGTTCGGTGCGTTCTTCGGAAACTCCCGCTGGATGGCCGCGACATCGTTCTCGCTGAAGATCGCGGTTCTCACGGCGATCACGACCTCGGTCATCGCGACGATGGCGACATATGCGCTCATGCGGGGCGCAGGCAGGCTGGGCACGTTGTTCCAGGCGATGCTGATCGCGCCCATCGTGGTCCCGCATATCGCGCTTGCCGTGGCGCTTTATCTCTTCTTCCGCCAGACCGGACTTTCAAGCACGATCACGGGCTATGTGCTGGCGCATTCGATCATCGCGATGCCTTTCGCGGTCTTCACCATCGCCGCCGCGCTCAGCTCGGTGGACGCGACCCTTGAAGACGCGGCGATGAGCTGCGGGGCCTCGCGCTTCGACGCATTCCGGCTTGTGACGCTGCCCATGATCATGCCGAACGTGCTGTCAGGAGGGCTGTTTGCCTTCATCCTGTCCTTCGACGAACCCGTCATCTCGTTCTTCCTGGCCGGGATCCGCGACAAGACATTGCCACGCATGATGTTCGACAACATCGAACAGAACCTGACGCCGATCATTCCCGCGATCGCGGTGCTGCTGACCGGCGTATCCGTATTCGTCCTGCTTGCCGCGGCAATATTGCGGCGGGTGGCGGATTCCCGGCGCATGCCCGTGACGGAGACATGA